Below is a window of Desmonostoc muscorum LEGE 12446 DNA.
AACCAAGGTTGCAAAACCATAATTGAAGCATTACTAGCCAGAGAAAGCATATTGCCCCAAGAAGGGTCTGGTTGTTGAATACCCAAACCAATCAGACTCAGTATCGCTTCTGCACCAATGAAGCTGGGAACTGCCAGAGTAGCAGAGATAATTACATAGGTAGCCGTTTGCGGCAAAACATGGCGGACAATAATATAAAGTGGGTTACCGCCCATTGCCCGTGAGGCTTGCACAAATTCTCGCTCTTTAATTGATAGTACCTGTCCGCGAATTACCCGTGCTAAACCAGCCCAGCCAATAACCGAAGTAATCACCACAATCAACAAAAACCGCTGGGTACTGCTTAAACCAGGTGGCAAAACTGCCCCCAAGGTGACCAAAAGATAAATACTAGGGAAAGTCATTAGCACTTCTGCCAAGCGCATGATGATGCTATCTGTCCAACCTCCGAAGTAGCCGGAAATTCCACCTATCAGCAAACCGAGAGGAAAGGAAATAGCAACGCCAAAAATCCCGATAAACATACTGATGCGGCCGCCATGCAGCAAGCGACTGAGTTGGTCGCGGCCTTGGTCATCAGTACCCAAAACATTAAATTTTGCTGCACCTGCCGTGCCAAATAAATGCCAATTTAAAGGGATACCCGGAAAAATTGTCACTTCGTCCCACTTGGGGGGTAGTGGCAAAGTTAGCTGCAACAATCGGTATTCTGCGCCAGAGACAAATAGACGCAAGGGTGAGGGTTTTTTGAAGTCTACAATGATTTCGCGATCGCCTGTTTCTAAATTCGTCTCTCCCTGAGTCGTGGGATAAACATGAGGCCCAATAAACTGCCCTGATTGAGAAGCCCAATATACCTTAGTTGGTGGCAGCAATGAACCATTAGGCTGTGAGGCATAGGGGTCATAAGGCGCAATAAAATCGGCTGCAATTACCGCTATGTAGAAAATCAACAGCAATATTGCCCCAAATCGTGCCAAAGGATTTTTCTTCAGTCGTCGCCACCAATCCATAGTAGTTAGGAGTTATGAGTGAGGAGTTATGAGTTACGAAGCTCTTATTTTAATTCATAATTCATGATTAATAATTCTTAACTCCCCACTCTCTTAATTTTAGATTTTTGATTTTTCCTTCAATCTAAAATCCAAAATCCAAAATCCAAAATTGAATAACTCCTAACTCTTAACTCCTAACTCCTCTAAATACCGTTGCTGTTCTTCTTGTTGTCTTTCGTGTTCCACAACAAACACATTCGAGTAGAGATTAGCCAGAATTTGTTTTCCCTGTTGTGTCAGTGACAGATAATGCAGTCCTTCTTGGATATAGGGATATACTCCATTCCAGTAAAACTTCGCGTAGTTCTTACGTAAATCCGCAGGAGTTTTATAGCTCAACACTTTATTCATACCAGTTTCTTCAAACTCGTAGAATAAAGAATTAATTTTCTTTAAGTAACGTGGGTCACTTAATTGCCCAATCAAATCAGCAGCACGGACTAATCCTGCAAAGCACTTTGTATCTTGCTGATCCTCTGCCGCAGGCACCGGAAATCGAGTCAATTCAATATTGCTTTTAATCGCATCGGCATCTATTAACTTGTGACCGCCAAAACGCTCATCAATAAACAGCTTTGCTCTATCAACATGATACGGCGTCAGACTGGCATCAGAAGCCCCAGGAGCCAAAGAAATCATTCTGCCATTTTTACCTGTGGCATATAAGCCTGCTGTTTCTCGGTCTTGTCGGCAAACTCCTTTAACGTAGCCAATATCATGGCTGACTAAGGAGATGATGAAATGCAGCCAATCTTCACTGGAAACACCACCTTCTCTGATGTGTTTACCACGCAAAATTTCCTGCCCCACCAGGGTAACTAAGACGGTGTGTTCAACATTATGGTAAAGCGCATCGCTATTGGCGATGTTTTCCAAAGCCATGTTACCAGCCCAGGCGATGATGTCCTGATAATCATTTTTAAAGCAGCCATAGGTGCGACGGTAGCCTTCTCGAATTTGGTTTACAAAGGCATCAATTAAAATTTCAGTGGCATTGAACATATCTCTTTACTCTGGTATGTACCAATTAGTTATTGATTTTATTCAGGGATTGGGGGCTCTGGGATGAGGGAGATCAGAGAGAATAACTCTTAACTCCTCACTCAGGACTCTAACAGCACTCCCAATGCCATTGGTGTAATTTCGGACAATGGAGTTTGCTCTTTTTTAACTCAGGTATGGGTGTAGACGCTACCTTGACCTATATTTGATTCCGGAATAAGCTGTAGATTTCTAGCAATACAAACGCTTCAGAGTGATTATGGATTGCGTGGGGAAATAACCAGCTAGTATAGCAAAGTACATTAAATTTTTAATTTTAATTAGATAAATCTACATTAGCTTTATCTATTTATTTTTCATTGTTATCTTCTGATTGACAGTGATCTAAATACACCTTGGGTGTGACCTAATACTCAATAAAGCTAAAATACACAGGTTATAAATGACACAAATACACTAGGACACTAGGAAACGGAGAATTTGCAAATTTGCCTTGTTATACTACTGGAGTGGATAGATGAGAAGATATAAATCTGTATCAAAATTTACCTATTTTGTTGAATTTGTCTTAGTAATTCCTTTTAATAAAAGGTACTAATTTGTGATGTTATATACTGTAGCTTGCAAAAGACATTGGCTGAAAAATCGGTCATTTTGATATAAAGTAAACAAATTTCAAGTTTTTTTAATAAAGTACTAACAGTGGTAGGCATACACAGAAAGTGGAGGTGGCACTGTGAGCGATGAGAGTGTTTCAGAAGTTGAGGTGGAAGAACCTGTAACGTTTGAAGATGCTAGCTTTCCAAACAAACCAGACCAAAAACAAACTAGAGCATGGTTGAAGCCATTATTCTTGGGTACTGGTTTAGGAATAGCGATCGCCTTTGGTGGTATGGCTATATCCAGTCGTCTGCCATCTCGTCAACAAAGCGCAGTCGCGGATAAAAAAGTTAACCCAGCGATGACTGTCACCATCGCCACAGTGCAAAATGCCCGTGTTGTTCGTACCCTGAAAACAACAGGTACTGTAGCAGCCAGTGATTTAATTCCGGTACTACCCCAGACAAACGGCCTACAAATCAAAAGCATCCCTGAAGATATCAAAGAAGGAGCTTTTGTCAAAAAAGGTCAAGTATTAGCGGTATTAGATGATTCCGTACTCCAAAACCAAATTAGCCAAGCCAAAGCAGATGTGGAATCAAAACAAGCAGATGTCAAATCCCGACAAGCAGATTTGGCATCTAAGCAAGCAGATTTGGCATCAAATCAGGCAATAGTCCAGCAAAAACAAGCAGATTTAGCTCAATCAAGAGCGAGGTTAGAGGAAGCAGCCAAGAATTATCAGCGATATCAACAACTTGCTGACTCTGGAACCATTAGCAAACAAGAACTCGACACCCGTTCCTACGCTGTGAAAACTGCCATAGAAGTTGTGAATCTTGGTCAACAAAATGTCCGTAGTGCCCAAGCCAGCGTCAGAAGTGCCCAGTCAAACATTGCTAATGCCCAAGCCAGCATCAACAAAGCCAAAGCCGATGTCAAGAGTAGTGCAGCTAAGGTGCAACAACTCCAAACTCAGTTGGGACAAACTGTAGTGCGTGCGCCGGTTTCTGGAGTCATCGCCGAGAAACTGGCTAGGGTTGGTGATGTCACTGGGGTGCCACCGCAAACCCAAGTGGGAACCGTGATTGGTGGCACACAAAAGCTATTTTCGATTATCCAGGATGAAAAACTAGAACTTCAGGCGAAAGTGCCTGAAACACAACTCACACAGGTAAAAATTGGTGCATCCGTGCAAATTACCTCAGATGTCGATCGCCGCGTGCGATCGCAAGGACGAGTCAGGGAAATCCAACCACAGCTCAACGATCAAAGGCGTGAGGCTATAGTAAAAATTGACTTGCCACCAACAACTCCACTCAAACCAGGAATGTTTGCCCGTGCTGCAATTACCACCAATTCAGCCATAGGCATGGTAGTACCGCAAAAAGCAGTGCAGTCCCAAGCAGATTCCAGTGTAATTGTATTCACCTTATCGGGTGAGGATACAGTGGGCATCCAAAAAGTAGAGTTAGGAGATCCTGTTAATGGTGACAAAGTGGAAATCAAGAGTGGCTTGCAATTAGGTGAACGTGTAATAGTTGACGGTGCAGCGTATCTCAAAGATGGCGATAAGGTGCGAATTGCGAAGTAAAGGGGATTGGGGACTGGGGATTGGGGACTGGGGATTGGGGACTGGGGACTGGGGACTGGGGACTGGGGACGCGGGGAATAACTAATGACTAATGACTAATGACTAATGACTAATCCAAAATCCAAAATCCAAAATCTAAAATTTCCTAATGTCTTTTAATATCTCTGCTTGGTCGATCAAAAAACCTGTTCCGACGATAGTTTTATTTTTAATTTTGACGGTATTGGGTTGGTTTTCCTTCATGTCCTTGGGGATTGATACGAACCCAAATATTGATGTGCCAGCAGTTTTGGTAAAAGTTACCCAACCGGGTGCAGGGCCGACGGAACTAGAATCCCAAGTGACGAAAAAAATTGAAGATGCTGTTGCTGGCTTGGGCAATATCGATAATATGATTTCCAAGGTCAGTGATGGCAGTTCTCAGACGACAATCAATTTTATTTTGGGTACAGATAGCGATCGCGCTACTAATGATGTCCGCAATGCGATCGCTCAAATTCGCCAAGACTTACCCCAAGATATCAATGACCCAATTGTAGAACGCCTAGAATTTTCCGGTGGACCGATCGTTACCTACGCCGTTAAATCAGACCGACGTTCTGTAGAAGAATTAAGCAACCTCGTAGACCAAACCATTAGCCGCGCCTTGTTGGGAGTTCCTGGTGTGGCACAAATTCAGCGTATCGGTGGAGTTGACCGAGAAATTCGCGTTAACCTCAACCCCGATCGCTTACAATCTCTAGGTATCACCGCCACCCAAGTAAACGACCAAATCCGCGATTTAAATATTAACTTACCTGGCGGCCGTGCCGAAGTCGGTGGTAGCGAACAAAGTATTCGCACCCTTGGAAGTGCCGCCAATGTGGATATTTTGAAAACATATGAAATCCTCTTACCACCAGGTGGTTCTGTACCCTTATCCAGCTTGGGAACCGTAGAAGATAAATTTGGGGATATTCGCCAAGCCGCCTATTTAAATAATCAACCCGTAGTAGCTTTTCAGGTGTTGCGTAGTACTGGCAGTGTCCTGGTGACTGTGGAACAAGGAGTAAAAACAGCAATCCAACAACTGGAAAAAACACTCCCCCCAGATGTCAAGGTGGATTTAATTTTTACTAGAGCCGATGTTGTCCGTCAATCCTACCAAAGCACCATTGATGAATTAATTCAAGCTTCCGTGCTGGCGGTCATCGTTATTTTAGTGTTTTTACGTAATTGGAAAGCGACATTAATTACTGCTGTAGCCTTGCCCTTGTCAATGATTCCCACCTTTGCAGTGCAGCAGTACCTTGGTTACACCCTCAACAACATGACTTTGTTGGCATTAGCGCTGGCGGTGGGTAATTTAGTGGATGATGCCGTG
It encodes the following:
- a CDS encoding ABC transporter permease; translation: MDWWRRLKKNPLARFGAILLLIFYIAVIAADFIAPYDPYASQPNGSLLPPTKVYWASQSGQFIGPHVYPTTQGETNLETGDREIIVDFKKPSPLRLFVSGAEYRLLQLTLPLPPKWDEVTIFPGIPLNWHLFGTAGAAKFNVLGTDDQGRDQLSRLLHGGRISMFIGIFGVAISFPLGLLIGGISGYFGGWTDSIIMRLAEVLMTFPSIYLLVTLGAVLPPGLSSTQRFLLIVVITSVIGWAGLARVIRGQVLSIKEREFVQASRAMGGNPLYIIVRHVLPQTATYVIISATLAVPSFIGAEAILSLIGLGIQQPDPSWGNMLSLASNASIMVLQPWLIWPPAVLIILTVLAFNLLGDGLRDALDPRSLRR
- a CDS encoding Npun_R2479 family HD domain-containing metalloprotein — its product is MFNATEILIDAFVNQIREGYRRTYGCFKNDYQDIIAWAGNMALENIANSDALYHNVEHTVLVTLVGQEILRGKHIREGGVSSEDWLHFIISLVSHDIGYVKGVCRQDRETAGLYATGKNGRMISLAPGASDASLTPYHVDRAKLFIDERFGGHKLIDADAIKSNIELTRFPVPAAEDQQDTKCFAGLVRAADLIGQLSDPRYLKKINSLFYEFEETGMNKVLSYKTPADLRKNYAKFYWNGVYPYIQEGLHYLSLTQQGKQILANLYSNVFVVEHERQQEEQQRYLEELGVKS
- a CDS encoding efflux RND transporter periplasmic adaptor subunit, yielding MSDESVSEVEVEEPVTFEDASFPNKPDQKQTRAWLKPLFLGTGLGIAIAFGGMAISSRLPSRQQSAVADKKVNPAMTVTIATVQNARVVRTLKTTGTVAASDLIPVLPQTNGLQIKSIPEDIKEGAFVKKGQVLAVLDDSVLQNQISQAKADVESKQADVKSRQADLASKQADLASNQAIVQQKQADLAQSRARLEEAAKNYQRYQQLADSGTISKQELDTRSYAVKTAIEVVNLGQQNVRSAQASVRSAQSNIANAQASINKAKADVKSSAAKVQQLQTQLGQTVVRAPVSGVIAEKLARVGDVTGVPPQTQVGTVIGGTQKLFSIIQDEKLELQAKVPETQLTQVKIGASVQITSDVDRRVRSQGRVREIQPQLNDQRREAIVKIDLPPTTPLKPGMFARAAITTNSAIGMVVPQKAVQSQADSSVIVFTLSGEDTVGIQKVELGDPVNGDKVEIKSGLQLGERVIVDGAAYLKDGDKVRIAK